A stretch of Lepisosteus oculatus isolate fLepOcu1 chromosome 11, fLepOcu1.hap2, whole genome shotgun sequence DNA encodes these proteins:
- the LOC102685738 gene encoding protocadherin gamma-A11-like — protein MKGKILEVEFKSIGVKSLEKMGFTRSALAERKNCRTLKWQVLLLIVCLCKSVVVTGQIRYSIPEELKKGSLVGNIAQDLGIDLNRLRAGRARIVTEDSTQYTELKTDKGLLVVKERIDREQLCGEISPCSFSFEVILENPMELHRVTVEILDINDNAPTFQKNEIKLEISESVAPGARFLLGSAEDPDVGVNTLQNYILSPLDNFVLKQHARPDGVKYAEMVLQKPLDREKQDRLSLTLTAVDGGNPQRSGTVKIDVVVLDANDNAPVFNQSVYKAIVFENALKNTLVTTVNASDADTGSNGQVTYSFSNLKGHVRETFNLDENTGVIYVVGQIDFEKAKKYEINVEAKDHGGLADSSKVVVEVIDVNDNAPVITVMSFSSPVSEDSAPGTTVAIINVKDLDSGDNGQVSCSINRNLPFKITSSLTNYYTLVTDAVLDRETTSEYNITIIATDAGSPPLTTTKILNLKVSDVNDNAPVFQRSVYTAYVTENNSPGLSVFSVKAKDSDWNQNARISYLLENALISGTPVSSYISVNSDSGVVYTVRSFDYEQIKELQIHIKAQDGGSPPLSSNVTVNILVQDQNDNAPQILYPVHTDGSLVAEMVPRSADAGYLVTKVVAVDADSGQNAWLSYKLQKATDRALFEVGLQNGEIRTLRQVTDKDAVKQRLVVVVEDNGQPSRSATVNVNVAVADSFPEVLSEFSDFSQNKDYNDNLTFYLVLSLAVVSFLFIVSIIVLLSVKVYRWRQSRLFYESNGNLPVIPSAYYPPRYADVGATGTLQHVYNYEVCLTTDSGKSEYRYIRPYSQSLLNADASGSVTLPHVQKEKNLIDDTDSAEVESLVRQHF, from the exons ATGAAGGGCAAAATCCTTGAAGTCGAATTTAAATCGATTGGGGTGAAGAGTTTGGAAAAGATGGGATTTACTCGATCTGCACTGGCGGAAAGAAAAAATTGCAGGACCTTAAAATGGCAAGTACTGCTGTTgattgtgtgtttgtgcaaatcCGTGGTAGTAACTGGACAGATTCGGTACTCGATTCCGGAAGAACTGAAGAAAGGCTCGTTAGTAGGGAATATCGCACAAGACCTGGGAATAGATCTGAACAGACTGAGAGCCGGCCGGGCTCGCATTGTGACTGAAGACAGCACCCAATATACCGAGCTAAAGACAGACAAAGGGCTTTTGGTTGTTAAAGAAAGGATAGACCGAGAGCAACTGTGCGGTGAAATATCTCCATGCAGCTTTAGTTTTGAGGTGATTCTGGAGAACCCAATGGAGCTGCATCGTGTAACAGTTGAAATTCTGGATATTAATGATAATGCTCCAACgtttcaaaagaatgaaattaaattagaaaTCAGCGAGTCGGTTGCTCCAGGAGCGCGTTTCTTATTGGGGAGCGCGGAGGACCCTGATGTAGGAGTTAACACTCTTCAGAATTATATTTTGTCTCCTCTTGATAATTTCGTTTTGAAGCAACATGCGCGTCCGGATGGTGTCAAATACGCGGAAATGGTGCTTCAGAAGCCTTTGGACAGGGAAAAGCAGGATAGGCTCTCTTTAACATTAACTGCTGTGGATGGTGGAAATCCTCAGAGGTCTGGTACTGTTAAAATAGATGTAGTTGTTCTAGATGCAAACGACAACGCCCCCGTCTTTAATCAGTCAGTGTACAAAGCGATTGTCTTTGAAAATGccttaaaaaatactttagtaACAACGGTTAACGCAAGTGACGCAGATACCGGTTCAAACGGGCAGGTAACTTATTCGTTTTCCAACCTGAAAGGTCATGTGAGAGAAACTTTTAACTTAGATGAAAACACTGGTGTAATTTACGTAGTTGGTCAGATAGATTTTGAAAAAGCTAAGAAATACGAAATAAATGTAGAAGCAAAAGACCACGGCGGTCTTGCGGATTCCAGTAAAGTTGTAGTGGAGGTAATTGATGTCAATGATAATGCTCCAGTTATAACTGTCATGTCCTTCTCTAGTCCGGTGTCCGAGGACTCAGCACCTGGAACTACAGTGGCTATAATCAACGTAAAAGATTTAGATTCTGGCGATAACGGCCAGGTCAGTTGTTCCATTAATCGCAatcttccttttaaaataacatcatCGTTAACTAACTATTACACCTTGGTAACTGATGCAGTTTTAGACCGCGAAACGACTTCCGAATATAATATAACAAtaattgctacagatgcaggATCTCCTCCTCTTACAACCACTAAaatcttaaatttaaaagtctcaGATGTGAACGACAATGCTCCTGTATTTCAACGGAGTGTATATACTGCTTATGTTACTGAAAACAACTCTCCAGGTTTGtctgtattttctgtaaaaGCTAAAGATTCTGATTGGAATCAGAATGCCCGAATATCCTACCTTTTAGAAAACGCACTTATTAGTGGAACACCGGTATCGTCTTATATTTCTGTGAACTCTGATAGTGGGGTTGTCTATACTGTGCGCTCCTTTGATTATGAACAAATAAAGGAGTTACAAATCCACATTAAAGCACAAGATGGAGGCTCTCCGCCGTTAAGCTCCAATGTTACAGTAAACATTCTTGTCCAAGATCAGAACGATAATGCTCCTCAGATTCTCTACCCAGTGCACACTGATGGCTCTCTGGTGGCTGAAATGGTGCCTCGTTCAGCAGATGCTGGCTATCTTGTCACTAAAGTTGTAGCTGTTGATGCTGATTCTGGGCAGAACGCCTGGCTCTCATATAAACTGCAGAAAGCGACAGACAGGGCGCTGTTTGAAGTGGGATTACAGAACGGAGAAATAAGAACTTTACGTCAGGTCACTGATAAAGACGCTGTGAAACAGAGGCTTGTTGTTGTAGTGGAGGACAACGGGCAGCCCTCTCGTTCAGCTACAGTGAATGTGAACGTGGCGGTGGCGGACAGCTTCCCTGAAGTGCTCTCGGAATTCAGTGACTTCTCACAGAACAAGGATTACAACGACAACCTGACTTTTTATTTAGTGTTGTCCTTGGCTgtagtttcctttctttttattgtttctatTATCGTTCTGTTATCAGTGAAGGTCTATCGATGGAGACAATCTCGTTTGTTCTATGAATCCAATGGGAATCTCCCCGTTATTCCAAGTGCATATTATCCTCCCCGTTACGCAGACGTTGGAGCTACCGGAACTCTACAGCACGTGTACAATTACGAAGTATGTTTGACAACAGACTCTGGGAAAAGTGAATACAGATACATCCGACCATATAGCCAAAGTCTTCTTAACGCTGATGCCAGCGGGTCAGTGACTCTGCCTCATGTGCAGAAAGAGAAGAATCTCATAGATGACACAGATTCAGCAGAG GTGGAATCACTGGTAAGACAGCACTTTTAA
- the LOC138241820 gene encoding LOW QUALITY PROTEIN: protocadherin gamma-A8-like (The sequence of the model RefSeq protein was modified relative to this genomic sequence to represent the inferred CDS: deleted 1 base in 1 codon), producing MLIHILYRYIYISIKSDSGVFHTIRIFGYEQIKSFQVHVKTQDRGSPPLSSNVTVNIFVQDQNDNDSQILYPVHTDGSLVAEMVPHSADVGYLVTKVVAVDVDSGQNAWLSYKLLKATDRALFEVGLQNGEIRTLRQVTDKDAVKQRLVVVVEDNGQPSRSATVNVNVAVADSFPEVLSEFGDFSQNKDYNENLTFYLVFSLATNV from the exons ATGctgattcatatactgtacaggtatatatatatatcgatCAAATCTGATAGTGGAGTTTTCCACACAATACGCATTTTCGGCTATGAGCAGATTAAGTCCTTTCAAGTTCATGTTAAAACTCAGGACAGAGGGTCTCCACCTCTTAGCAGCAACGTGACAGTTAATATCTTTGTCCAAGACCAGAACGACAAC GATTCCCAGATTCTCTACCCAGTGCACACTGATGGCTCTCTGGTGGCTGAAATGGTGCCTCACTCAGCAGATGTTGGTTATCTTGTCACTAAAGTTGTAGCTGTTGATGTTGACTCTGGACAGAACGCCTGGCTCTCATATAAACTGCTGAAAGCGACAGACAGGGCGCTGTTTGAAGTGGGATTACAGAACGGAGAAATAAGAACTTTACGTCAGGTCACTGATAAAGACGCCGTGAAACAGAGGCTTGTTGTTGTAGTGGAGGACAACGGGCAGCCCTCTCGTTCAGCTACAGTGAATGTGAACGTGGCGGTGGCGGACAGCTTCCCTGAAGTGCTCTCGGAATTCGGAGACTTCTCACAGAACAAGGATTACAATGAAAACCTGACTTTTTATTTAGTCTTTTCTTTGGct ACTAATGTATGA
- the LOC138241895 gene encoding protocadherin beta-3-like, whose product MKTELKSIGVNSLETMGFTRSVLAERKNCRTLKWQVLLLIVCLCKSVVVTGQIRYSIPEELKKGSLVGNIAQDLGIDLNRLRAGRARIVTEDSTQYTELKTDKGLLVVKERIDREQLCGVISPCSFSFEVILENPMELHHVTVEILDINDNAPTFQMKEIKLEISESALPGARFLLGSAEDTDVGVNSLQNYILTPPDNFVLKQHARPNSGKYAEMVLQKSLDREKQPRLSLTLTAVDGGNPQRSGTVNIDVIVLDANDNAPVFNQSVYKAIVFENAVKNTLVTTVNASDADTGLNGHVTYSIYDLKDNVRETFNLDENTGVIYLVGQIDFEKVKIYEINVEAKDHGGLADSSKVVVEVIDVNDNAPVITVMSFSSPVSEDSAPGTTVAIINVKDLDSGDNGQVSCSINRNLPFKITSSLTNYYTLVTDAVLDRETTSEYNITIIATDAGYPPLTSSKILSLKVSDVNDNAPVFEQSAYTAYVAENNSPGLSVFSVKAKDSDWNQNARISYLLEDTLISGTPVSSYISVNSDSGVVYTVRSFDYEQIKELQIHIKAQDGGSPPLSSKGTVNIFVQDQNDNSPQVLYPVHTDGSLVAEMVPRSADVGYLVTKVVAVDADSGQNAWLSYKLLKATDRTLFEVGLQNGEIRTLRQVTDKDAVKQRLVVVVEDNGQPSRSATVNVNVAVADSFPEVLSEFNDFSQDKDYNDNLTFYLVLSLAVVSFLFVVSIIVLLSVKIYRWRQSRLFYESNGNLPVIPSAYYPPRYADVGGTGTLQHVYNYEVCLTTDSGKSEYRFIRPSSQNFNADASGSATLPHVQKEKNLIDDTDSVEVGVV is encoded by the coding sequence ATGAAGACTGAATTGAAATCGATTGGGGTGAACAGTTTGGAAACGATGGGATTTACTCGATCTGTACTGGCGGAAAGAAAAAATTGCAGGACCTTAAAATGGCAAGTACTGCTGTTgattgtgtgtttgtgcaaatcCGTGGTAGTTACTGGACAGATTCGGTACTCGATTCCGGAAGAATTGAAGAAAGGCTCGTTAGTAGGGAATATCGCACAAGACCTGGGAATAGATCTGAACAGACTGAGAGCCGGCCGGGCTCGCATTGTGACTGAAGACAGCACCCAATATACCGAGCTAAAGACAGACAAAGGGCTTTTGGTTGTTAAAGAAAGGATAGACCGAGAGCAACTGTGCGGTGTAATATCTCCTTGCAGCTTTAGTTTTGAGGTGATTCTGGAGAACCCAATGGAGCTGCATCATGTAACAGTTGAAATTTTGGATATTAATGATAATGCTCCAACGTTTCAAATGAAGgaaattaaattagaaattagCGAATCAGCTCTTCCAGGAGCGCGTTTCTTATTGGGGAGCGCGGAGGACACTGATGTGGGAGTTAACAGTCTTCAGAATTATATTTTAACTCCTCCTGACAATTTCGTTTTGAAACAACATGCGCGTCCGAATAGTGGAAAATATGCAGAAATGGTGCTTCAGAAGTCTTTGGACAGGGAAAAGCAGCCCAGACTCTCTTTAACATTAACTGCTGTGGATGGTGGAAATCCTCAGAGGTCTGGTACTGTTAATATAGATGTCATTGTTCTAGATGCAAACGACAATGCCCCCGTCTTTAATCAGTCAGTCTACAAAGCGATAGTCTTTGAAAATGCCGTAAAAAATACTTTAGTCACGACGGTTAACGCAAGTGACGCAGATACCGGTTTAAACGGACATGTAACTTACTCTATTTATGACCTGAAAGATAATGTAAGAGAAACGTTTAATTTAGACGAAAACACAGGTGTGATTTACTTAGTTGGTCAGATAGATTTTGAAAAAGTAAAGatatatgaaataaatgtaGAAGCAAAAGACCACGGGGGTCTTGCGGATTCCAGTAAAGTTGTAGTGGAGGTAATTGATGTCAATGATAATGCTCCAGTTATAACTGTCATGTCCTTCTCTAGTCCGGTGTCCGAGGACTCAGCACCTGGAACTACAGTGGCTATAATCAACGTAAAAGATTTAGATTCTGGCGATAACGGCCAGGTCAGTTGTTCCATTAATCGCAatcttccttttaaaataacatcatCGTTAACTAACTATTACACCTTGGTAACTGATGCAGTTTTAGACCGCGAAACGACTTCCGAATATAATATAACAAtaattgctacagatgcaggATATCCCCCTCTTACGAGCAGTAAAATCCTATCTCTGAAAGTCTCAGATGTGAACGACAATGCTCCTGTATTTGAACAGTCTGCATATACTGCTTATGTAGCTGAAAACAACTCTCCAGGTTTGtctgtattttctgttaaaGCTAAAGACTCCGATTGGAATCAGAATGCTCGAATCTCCTACCTTTTAGAAGACACGCTAATCAGTGGAACACCGGTATCCTCTTATATTTCTGTGAACTCTGACAGCGGAGTTGTCTATACTGTGCGCTCCTTTGATTATGAACAAATAAAGGAGTTACAAATCCACATTAAAGCACAAGATGGAGGCTCTCCGCCTTTAAGCTCCAAAGGTACGGTAAATATTTTTGTCCAAGACCAGAACGACAACTCTCCACAGGTCCTCTACCCAGTGCACACTGATGGCTCTCTGGTGGCTGAAATGGTGCCTCGTTCAGCAGATGTTGGCTATCTTGTCACTAAAGTTGTAGCTGTTGATGCTGACTCTGGACAGAATGCCTGGCTCTCATATAAACTGCTGAAAGCCACAGACAGGACTCTGTTTGAAGTGGGATTACAGAACGGAGAAATAAGAACTTTACGTCAGGTCACTGATAAAGACGCTGTGAAACAGAGGCTTGTTGTTGTAGTGGAGGACAACGGGCAGCCCTCTCGTTCAGCGACAGTGAATGTGAACGTGGCGGTGGCGGACAGCTTCCCTGAAGTGCTCTCGGAATTCAATGACTTCTCTCAGGACAAGGATTATAACGACAACCTGACTTTTTATTTAGTCTTGTCCTTGGCAgtagtttcctttcttttcgtCGTTTCTATCATCGTTCTGTTGTCAGTGAAGATCTATCGATGGAGGCAATCTCGTTTGTTCTACGAATCCAATGGGAATCTCCCTGTTATTCCAAGCGCATATTATCCTCCCCGTTACGCTGACGTTGGAGGTACAGGAACTCTGCAGCACGTGTAcaattatgaggtgtgtttgaCAACAGACTCTGGGAAAAGTGAATACAGATTCATCCGACCAAGCAGTCAAAATTTTAACGCTGATGCCAGCGGGTCAGCGACTCTGCCTCATGTGCAGAAGGAGAAGAATCTCATAGATGACACAGATTCAGTAGAGGTGGGTGTTGTCTGA